In the genome of Streptomyces liliifuscus, the window GCGGCGAAGACGAGGACGCACGCTCCGGGAAGATCGATGATGATCTTGCGGGGGATCGTGTCGTCGGGCGTGGGCGCGAACTCGCCGACGCCGCGGCCCAGCGAGAACAGGCTGGAGGAGCTGGCGGCGGTCCGGTCGGCCACGTCGCGGTGCAGTCCCTCGGAGTGCGCCAGCACTAGGCCGTCGCTGGTGAACAGGACGGCGTGCTCGACGCCCTTCGAGCCGGCGAGGCGGTTGAGCACCCAGGTCATGTCGTGGGTGTCGGCGGTCGGCTGCTGCTGCTCAGTCATGGAGTTGGTCTCCTTCAGGGGTGTTCTCGGTGTCGTGGATGGTCCGCCCGAGCTGGGCAAGGCTGGCGGAGAACGCATCGGGGTCGTCCGCCGGTGCGGGCTCGCTGGCCCGGGTCGGCGCGGTGGCAACCGGCGTGCGCCGCCGCCGCTGGGGCAGACCTCCAGGAGCCGTTGGCTCCAAAGGAGTTGCATCTGTCGGTCCGGCGGCCGCAGCAGCCCCCATGGGGAGGGGTGTGTGCCCGGCAAGGGACGCGGCCGCGTGGCGGTTGGCCTCGATCTCCTCGTCGGTCGGGCCGTGCCCGCACAGCTCCAGCGGGATTCGAAGTACCGCCCGCACACCGCCGTACGGGGAGGTGCTGGTGACGTCCGCAGAGAAGCCGTATTCGCCAGTGAGACGGCCGATGACCGCAAATCCGAGCTGGCCGGTGTCCTGCACGGTGGTGACGTCCAGGACATCGCGCTGCCCCAGCATCCGGCTCGCTTCCTCACGCTGGAAGCGGTTCATGTTCAGGCCGCCGTCGTCGACGACGATGCAGTACCCGGTCTGGAACGCTTGCACTTCGACGAACACCTTGCCGTCGGAGAACGCCGTGGCGTTGGACAGCAGCTCCGTGAGCGCGACGGTGACCGGCTCGACGACCCGCCCCTCCAGCCAGGTCTCCCCGGTGCGCGGCTCGTACGTGTAGCTGACCCGCAGGTAGTCGCTGATCCGCCCGCGAGCCGACTCCACAACCTCGCGAACCGTGCAGTCCGCGCGCTGTAGCCCCGGCCACGATCCGGTCAGGATCCGCATGCGCTGCAGCGTGTGCAGCGACTGGGTGACCAGGTGATCGAAGTTCATCAGGCTCTGGTGGTACGCCGTGCCGTCGGGATGGCGCTCCATCTCCTCAACGACACGCATCTGGCAGCGGTGTAGACCGGTCTGCGCCTCGTCGATCATGTCGCGCACCGAAGACCTGGCCGCGCGCCCGATCTGCTCGCGCGTGACGGCCACAGCCTCCTGCAGCAGCCGTCTCACGGCCTGGTGCGCGTGGTCGACGACGGTGCCAGCGAGCTGCTCCTGGCTGAGCCCGGGGACCGGCACACCGCGGTGCCCGCGCGCCAGGACGTCCACCAGAGCGGGCATCGTCACCTCGGCGAAGTAACGAACCTCCGTCTCCAGCGCGGCAATGCGCGTGCCGTCGGCTTCGTGCTGCTTCTCCAGCCCCGCGCAGCGCGAAGCCAGAAGACGCTTGGCGCGGGTCTGCGCGAAGAGACCGGCTGACGTGGCGGCGAAGC includes:
- a CDS encoding roadblock/LC7 domain-containing protein; this translates as MTEQQQPTADTHDMTWVLNRLAGSKGVEHAVLFTSDGLVLAHSEGLHRDVADRTAASSSSLFSLGRGVGEFAPTPDDTIPRKIIIDLPGACVLVFAAGHNSVLAVSVGAEMTDAEVAVASAETIKAIKGLAPALSARARARTS
- a CDS encoding histidine kinase, translating into MLDPQVTTAIFGVGFAATSAGLFAQTRAKRLLASRCAGLEKQHEADGTRIAALETEVRYFAEVTMPALVDVLARGHRGVPVPGLSQEQLAGTVVDHAHQAVRRLLQEAVAVTREQIGRAARSSVRDMIDEAQTGLHRCQMRVVEEMERHPDGTAYHQSLMNFDHLVTQSLHTLQRMRILTGSWPGLQRADCTVREVVESARGRISDYLRVSYTYEPRTGETWLEGRVVEPVTVALTELLSNATAFSDGKVFVEVQAFQTGYCIVVDDGGLNMNRFQREEASRMLGQRDVLDVTTVQDTGQLGFAVIGRLTGEYGFSADVTSTSPYGGVRAVLRIPLELCGHGPTDEEIEANRHAAASLAGHTPLPMGAAAAAGPTDATPLEPTAPGGLPQRRRRTPVATAPTRASEPAPADDPDAFSASLAQLGRTIHDTENTPEGDQLHD